Proteins from a single region of Catenulispora acidiphila DSM 44928:
- a CDS encoding RpiB/LacA/LacB family sugar-phosphate isomerase, which translates to MRIAVSADEVAGVAAQIGPELERRGHTVLLFGALVPGERADWAWSAEAAARAVAEGRADQAVVACWTGAGASIAANKVDGVRAALCTDAVMADGARKWADANALALSLRLTSQPLLMEMLDAWFAGAPSPDPVDAANVAHVAEI; encoded by the coding sequence ATGCGCATCGCGGTGTCGGCGGACGAGGTGGCCGGAGTGGCTGCGCAGATCGGTCCGGAACTGGAGCGCCGAGGTCACACGGTGCTCCTGTTCGGAGCCCTGGTACCTGGCGAGCGCGCCGATTGGGCCTGGTCCGCGGAGGCCGCCGCGCGAGCCGTCGCCGAAGGCCGCGCGGACCAGGCGGTCGTGGCGTGCTGGACCGGTGCCGGGGCGTCGATCGCCGCGAACAAGGTGGACGGCGTCCGGGCGGCGCTGTGCACCGACGCCGTGATGGCCGACGGAGCGCGCAAGTGGGCCGACGCCAACGCCCTCGCCCTGAGCCTGCGCCTCACCTCCCAGCCGCTGCTGATGGAGATGCTGGACGCCTGGTTCGCCGGCGCGCCGAGCCCCGATCCGGTGGACGCGGCGAACGTGGCGCACGTCGCCGAGATCTGA
- a CDS encoding acetylxylan esterase yields MKIDRLSQSAGVPQHPFPFDPAYGLDLDGLLKVAAPDTVPADFAEFWQDMYRRALATPVDPRLGAKAGSTAAGLDVFEVSFTSLGGIRIGGWIVVPPDGVVERGFVVGHGYGGRDEPAPELPATDAAGIYFVARGLPTKSLLSGVPSEAPGHVLQGIESRADYIIGGCVADLWCAATALTELFPATARRLDYTGVSFGGGTGALALPWDARFTAAQLMVPTFGNHRLRVTLECVGSGASVRERYQHDPRILDVLAYFDAATAARHVQIPVQAVPALFDPAVPPPGQFAVVNALAGPVETQVATAGHFTDYPEYEQEMLELGRATKQFFAE; encoded by the coding sequence ATGAAGATCGACCGGCTGTCCCAGAGCGCGGGTGTCCCGCAGCACCCCTTTCCGTTCGACCCGGCCTACGGCCTGGACCTCGACGGTCTGCTGAAGGTCGCGGCGCCGGACACCGTGCCGGCTGACTTCGCCGAGTTCTGGCAGGACATGTACCGCCGCGCGCTCGCGACTCCGGTCGATCCCCGGCTCGGCGCCAAGGCCGGGAGCACCGCCGCCGGTCTCGACGTCTTCGAGGTCTCCTTCACCTCGCTCGGCGGCATCCGGATCGGCGGATGGATCGTCGTCCCGCCCGATGGCGTCGTCGAGCGCGGGTTCGTCGTCGGCCACGGCTACGGCGGCCGCGACGAACCGGCTCCGGAGCTGCCCGCTACCGACGCGGCCGGAATCTATTTCGTGGCACGGGGATTGCCGACGAAGAGCCTGCTTTCCGGCGTCCCGTCCGAGGCGCCCGGACACGTATTGCAGGGCATTGAGTCGCGGGCGGACTACATCATCGGCGGCTGTGTCGCCGACCTCTGGTGTGCGGCGACGGCGCTGACCGAGCTGTTTCCCGCGACCGCACGCCGCCTCGATTACACCGGCGTCAGCTTCGGTGGCGGGACCGGGGCGCTCGCACTCCCGTGGGATGCGCGGTTCACGGCGGCGCAGCTGATGGTCCCGACCTTCGGCAACCACCGGCTGCGCGTGACGCTGGAATGCGTCGGCAGCGGCGCGTCGGTGCGGGAGCGCTACCAGCACGACCCGCGGATCCTCGACGTGCTCGCCTACTTCGACGCCGCGACCGCCGCACGCCACGTACAGATCCCGGTCCAGGCGGTGCCCGCGCTGTTCGACCCCGCAGTACCGCCGCCCGGCCAGTTCGCCGTCGTGAACGCCCTGGCCGGGCCGGTCGAGACACAGGTGGCGACCGCCGGGCACTTCACGGACTATCCCGAGTACGAGCAGGAGATGCTGGAACTCGGACGCGCCACCAAGCAGTTCTTCGCCGAGTAG
- a CDS encoding (2Fe-2S)-binding protein, with translation MTAAGDGVTALAPVSDELAALGPFFAVEFHEAGSLASPWQQMSSLTDFPCSPDVPDVPDLLDALAERVAAVRAFLASGTAQKTSAVELRVAASVVHLGLVARVLSPLLALAVLHQRYGSVHAADLRWQPTLGSMFPLSVRASALAADGATFADGVLAAGVVGEFGTAIARFGVNEHIVRGNVASALAGAGKTLAAARPDLRADIQALIDELLAGPELAGSGGFQPDGAFRRRSCCLIYRAAPTPTPTGNRDGALCGDCVLAPEHGPMEI, from the coding sequence GTGACGGCTGCCGGCGACGGCGTGACGGCCCTGGCGCCGGTGAGCGACGAGCTCGCCGCGCTGGGGCCGTTTTTCGCGGTGGAGTTCCACGAGGCGGGAAGCCTCGCCTCGCCGTGGCAGCAGATGAGCTCCCTGACTGACTTCCCCTGCTCTCCCGACGTTCCCGACGTCCCCGACCTCCTCGACGCTCTGGCGGAGCGGGTAGCAGCAGTCCGCGCCTTTCTCGCCAGCGGCACGGCGCAAAAGACGTCGGCGGTGGAGCTGCGGGTCGCGGCGTCGGTCGTGCATTTGGGACTCGTCGCGCGTGTGCTCTCGCCGTTGCTCGCGCTGGCGGTGCTTCACCAACGCTACGGCTCCGTCCACGCCGCGGATCTGAGATGGCAGCCGACGCTCGGCAGCATGTTCCCGCTGTCGGTCCGGGCATCGGCGCTCGCCGCTGACGGCGCGACGTTCGCGGACGGCGTGCTGGCGGCAGGCGTGGTCGGCGAGTTCGGTACGGCGATCGCGCGCTTCGGCGTCAACGAGCACATCGTGCGTGGCAACGTCGCCTCAGCCCTGGCCGGCGCGGGCAAGACTCTCGCTGCTGCCCGACCTGATCTGCGTGCTGATATCCAAGCTCTGATAGATGAGCTTCTGGCGGGACCCGAGCTGGCTGGATCGGGAGGCTTCCAGCCCGACGGCGCCTTCCGCCGCCGCAGCTGCTGCCTCATCTACCGCGCCGCCCCGACCCCGACTCCTACCGGCAACCGCGACGGCGCGCTGTGTGGCGACTGCGTCCTGGCGCCGGAGCATGGTCCAATGGAGATCTAG
- a CDS encoding ATP-binding cassette domain-containing protein, with protein MQNVTEWIEVRGAREHNLRAVDVAVPKRALTAVTGVSGSGKSSLVFDTIAVEARRQLNETLPAFVRGFLPALSRPAVDAVEHLPAVITVDQRRLRGGARSTVGTITDIAPLLRLLFSRAGQPSVPHVDAFSFNMPAGMCPGCEGIGEATVVDLDVFLDRSRSLQDGALRCEVFAVGSRNWQILAGSGRLDPRRPVAEYTETELHDLLYADDGMVAMEFQGQGYNASYEGAVTKFRRLYLDQDPEMRSGRTRKLVAAYTTTACCPDCGGTRLSPLALSSRINGSTIADLSAMPASDLVKVLETMADPAIAPLLNALWARLEDLVGIGLGYLSLDRRTASLSGGEAQRVKLVRQLASSLNDLLYVFDEPSIGMHPRDVSRMTDLLRALRDKGNSVLVVEHDRDVIVAADHVIDLGPGAGTAGGEIGYTGDVAGLRGSATLTGRFLDEPVRLKASVRAATGKLPVVDARAHNLTGFDIDVPTGVLTVLTGVAGSGKSSLAHNVLRVQHPMVIAVDQAPPGANRRSTVATYTGVQDPIRKAFARANGVDPALFSANSAGACPECAGLGVIEQDLAYLDTVTTTCAACHGRRFTEEVLRYRLRGRSIGDVLETTVAEAAEFFAADRRVSPVLGTLATVGLDYLRLGQPLTTLSGGESQRLKLAGHLSEPGGVYVLDEPTTGLHMSDVRRLLAALDRLIDEHGATIVVIEHNLDLVAHADWLIDLGPEAGSDGGRVLYEGPPAGLLHARGSHTGEYLRRAVEAAGVEAGGVEAAGVEEAGVAETAIDSASAVKAAR; from the coding sequence ATGCAAAACGTGACGGAATGGATCGAGGTCCGAGGAGCCCGGGAACACAACCTGCGGGCCGTCGACGTGGCGGTCCCGAAACGCGCCCTGACCGCCGTGACCGGGGTGTCCGGCTCGGGGAAGTCGTCGCTGGTGTTCGACACGATCGCGGTCGAGGCCAGACGCCAGCTCAATGAGACACTGCCCGCCTTCGTCCGCGGCTTCCTGCCGGCGCTGTCCCGGCCGGCCGTGGACGCCGTGGAACACCTGCCGGCGGTCATCACCGTGGACCAGCGGCGGCTGCGCGGCGGCGCGCGCTCCACGGTCGGCACCATCACCGACATCGCGCCGCTGCTGCGCCTGCTGTTCAGCCGCGCCGGGCAGCCGTCGGTGCCGCACGTGGACGCCTTCTCCTTCAACATGCCGGCCGGGATGTGCCCGGGGTGCGAAGGGATCGGCGAGGCGACGGTCGTGGACCTGGACGTCTTCCTCGACCGCTCGCGCTCGCTGCAGGATGGGGCGCTGCGCTGCGAGGTCTTCGCCGTCGGCAGCCGGAACTGGCAGATCCTCGCCGGATCCGGACGCCTCGACCCGCGGCGCCCGGTCGCCGAGTACACCGAGACCGAACTGCACGACCTGCTCTACGCCGACGACGGCATGGTGGCGATGGAGTTCCAGGGCCAGGGTTACAACGCCTCCTACGAGGGCGCGGTCACCAAGTTCCGTCGGCTCTACCTGGACCAGGACCCTGAGATGCGCAGCGGTCGGACGCGCAAACTGGTCGCCGCGTACACGACCACCGCCTGCTGCCCCGACTGCGGGGGCACCCGGCTCTCGCCGCTGGCGCTGTCCAGCCGCATCAACGGCTCCACGATCGCGGACCTATCGGCCATGCCCGCCTCGGATCTGGTGAAGGTGCTGGAGACGATGGCCGATCCGGCGATCGCCCCGCTGCTGAACGCGCTGTGGGCGCGGCTGGAGGACCTGGTCGGCATCGGGCTGGGCTACCTGAGCCTGGACCGGCGCACCGCGAGCCTGTCCGGTGGGGAGGCACAGCGCGTGAAACTGGTGCGGCAGTTGGCTTCCAGCCTCAACGACCTGTTGTACGTGTTCGACGAACCGAGCATCGGGATGCACCCGCGCGACGTCTCGCGCATGACCGATCTGCTGCGGGCGTTGCGGGACAAGGGGAACAGCGTCCTTGTCGTCGAACACGACCGGGATGTCATCGTGGCGGCGGACCACGTCATCGACCTCGGACCCGGCGCCGGGACCGCGGGCGGTGAGATCGGCTACACCGGCGACGTCGCCGGGCTGCGCGGATCGGCGACGCTGACCGGGCGGTTCCTCGACGAACCGGTCCGGCTCAAGGCCTCGGTCCGCGCCGCCACCGGCAAGCTCCCGGTCGTCGACGCCAGGGCGCACAACCTGACCGGCTTCGACATCGACGTCCCCACCGGCGTGCTGACCGTGCTCACCGGCGTGGCCGGCTCCGGCAAATCCTCGCTGGCCCACAACGTCCTGCGGGTCCAGCACCCGATGGTGATCGCCGTCGACCAGGCGCCGCCGGGAGCCAACCGGCGCTCGACCGTCGCCACCTACACCGGCGTGCAGGACCCGATCCGCAAGGCCTTCGCCCGCGCCAACGGCGTCGATCCGGCGCTGTTCAGCGCGAACTCGGCCGGGGCGTGTCCGGAGTGCGCCGGGCTCGGCGTGATCGAGCAGGACCTCGCCTACCTGGACACGGTCACCACGACGTGCGCGGCGTGCCACGGCCGGCGCTTCACCGAAGAAGTGCTGCGCTACCGGCTGCGCGGCCGGTCGATCGGCGACGTGCTGGAGACCACGGTCGCCGAGGCCGCCGAGTTCTTCGCCGCCGACCGCCGGGTCTCCCCGGTCCTCGGCACGCTGGCCACCGTCGGACTGGACTACCTGCGCCTCGGGCAGCCGCTCACCACGCTGTCCGGCGGCGAGAGCCAGCGCCTGAAACTGGCCGGGCACCTCTCCGAGCCCGGCGGTGTCTACGTCCTCGACGAACCGACCACCGGCCTGCACATGAGCGACGTGCGACGCCTGCTGGCGGCCCTGGACCGGCTGATCGACGAGCACGGCGCCACGATCGTCGTGATCGAGCACAACCTCGACCTGGTGGCGCACGCCGACTGGCTGATCGACCTCGGACCCGAGGCAGGCAGCGACGGCGGCCGGGTGCTGTACGAGGGCCCGCCCGCCGGCTTGCTGCACGCCCGGGGATCGCACACGGGGGAGTACCTGCGGCGCGCGGTGGAGGCGGCCGGCGTGGAGGCTGGCGGCGTCGAAGCGGCTGGCGTGGAAGAAGCCGGTGTGGCGGAAACCGCTATCGACAGCGCGAGCGCCGTGAAGGCCGCCCGGTGA
- a CDS encoding TetR/AcrR family transcriptional regulator, with amino-acid sequence MEHVPKIWSDTLADHRDSVREAIIEAAAAQVAEHGLTGVSMSGIAQAGGIGRATLYKYFPDVASILAAWHDRQIVAHMAELMAAAARAEEADRLEVVLSAYARGSRRDREGHHGAAIAAALHASPQVHQARHALEHYISTLIAEAAERGEVRTDVPAGELAVFCVNALNGAGQLSKPAVERLVAVTLAGLRP; translated from the coding sequence ATGGAGCACGTGCCCAAGATCTGGAGCGACACCCTCGCCGACCACCGCGACTCCGTCCGGGAGGCCATCATCGAAGCCGCCGCGGCGCAGGTCGCCGAGCACGGCCTGACCGGCGTCAGCATGTCCGGCATCGCTCAGGCCGGCGGCATCGGGCGCGCCACGCTCTACAAGTACTTCCCGGACGTCGCCTCGATCCTGGCCGCCTGGCACGACCGGCAGATCGTCGCGCACATGGCAGAGCTGATGGCGGCGGCGGCCCGCGCCGAGGAGGCGGACCGCCTCGAAGTGGTTCTCAGCGCCTACGCGCGCGGCAGCCGCCGCGATCGCGAGGGCCACCACGGCGCCGCGATCGCGGCAGCCCTGCACGCCTCACCCCAAGTGCACCAAGCCCGCCACGCCCTGGAGCACTACATCAGTACCCTGATCGCCGAGGCCGCCGAGCGCGGCGAGGTGCGCACCGACGTACCGGCCGGCGAACTCGCGGTGTTCTGCGTGAACGCGCTGAACGGCGCCGGCCAGCTCTCGAAGCCGGCGGTCGAGCGGTTGGTGGCCGTCACGCTCGCGGGGCTGCGCCCCTAA
- a CDS encoding MerR family transcriptional regulator, with protein sequence MDLARTAGVSTQQVRNLEAAGALPEAERSESGYRRYDERHLAALLAYTALVPGLGAQAARAIVAAVGEDRTKEALELVDAAHAALHQGRASLLEIERTLSAVVNQEPATDAPDGLRVGALARLLGVRTSALRVWEAAGLLAPSRESGTGYRLYGARDVRDARIIQTLRESSYMFDRIRPIIDGLRRTGGSEALLEALAERRRSLDERSAALLEGAARLWGYVGMMSSGVMSPMNTATWSSCE encoded by the coding sequence GTGGATCTGGCTCGTACCGCAGGCGTGTCGACGCAGCAAGTCCGGAACTTGGAAGCCGCTGGCGCGCTTCCCGAGGCGGAGCGGAGCGAGTCGGGGTATCGGCGTTACGACGAAAGGCATTTGGCTGCGCTCCTTGCCTACACGGCTCTGGTCCCAGGGCTGGGCGCGCAGGCGGCGCGGGCGATCGTGGCGGCGGTCGGCGAGGACCGGACGAAGGAGGCACTGGAGCTTGTGGACGCGGCGCACGCGGCGTTGCACCAGGGCCGCGCGTCGTTGCTGGAGATCGAGCGCACGTTGTCTGCGGTCGTGAATCAGGAGCCTGCGACCGACGCCCCGGACGGGCTCAGGGTCGGGGCGCTGGCACGGCTTTTGGGCGTGCGGACGTCGGCGCTGCGGGTGTGGGAGGCTGCGGGTCTGCTCGCTCCGTCGCGCGAATCAGGGACCGGATACCGCCTCTACGGCGCGCGGGACGTGCGCGATGCCCGCATCATCCAGACCCTGCGCGAGAGCTCCTACATGTTCGACCGCATCCGGCCGATCATCGACGGTCTGCGCCGCACCGGCGGCTCGGAGGCGCTGCTGGAAGCGCTGGCTGAGCGCCGCCGGTCGCTCGACGAGCGTTCGGCGGCGCTGTTGGAGGGCGCCGCGCGGCTGTGGGGCTATGTCGGAATGATGAGCTCGGGGGTGATGTCGCCGATGAACACGGCGACGTGGTCGTCCTGCGAATAG
- a CDS encoding DUF2218 domain-containing protein, with protein MPTAEGHVPTDRASRYLQQLCSHASRMRHVGIGIGHAAHRGPSVEATSDSTGRITRGSARCDLTASPTALVLHVTADDEEQLRALQEAVTRTLERAGRRDGLKVVWE; from the coding sequence ATGCCCACCGCCGAGGGACACGTCCCCACAGATCGCGCATCGCGCTACCTGCAACAGTTGTGTTCGCACGCCTCGCGCATGCGGCACGTCGGCATCGGCATCGGTCACGCCGCGCACCGCGGTCCGAGCGTCGAGGCCACGTCCGACTCCACCGGACGGATAACCCGCGGGAGTGCCCGCTGCGATCTGACGGCCAGTCCGACAGCCCTCGTGCTGCACGTCACCGCCGACGACGAGGAGCAGCTCAGGGCCCTGCAAGAGGCTGTGACGCGGACGCTGGAGCGGGCTGGGCGGCGTGACGGTCTGAAGGTCGTTTGGGAGTAG
- a CDS encoding CbtB domain-containing protein: MPVTPASTSIPTPLVVSAAKARLWMGGALLFGLLAYYFIGVDQGAVSVFGSDLHVHEFVHDARHLLGFPCH, translated from the coding sequence ATGCCTGTCACCCCTGCCTCCACCTCCATTCCCACCCCGCTGGTGGTCTCGGCCGCCAAGGCGCGGCTGTGGATGGGCGGCGCGCTGCTGTTCGGCCTGCTGGCGTACTACTTCATCGGCGTCGATCAGGGCGCGGTGTCGGTGTTCGGCAGCGACCTGCACGTCCACGAGTTCGTGCACGACGCCCGCCACCTGCTCGGGTTCCCCTGCCACTGA
- a CDS encoding SagB/ThcOx family dehydrogenase, translated as MERDESASPVRTLHRLTSYIPERPWDVPLDDPRIRQDVVSCDPQRRTPAVKTYAADLPRTALPRELPVGRATALAVLAGVAPTGSAAGANKTSTIDLAGLSRVLFLSAGVVRTVERDYGIQLYRAAGSAGNRFPLEIYVAIPALVGSNLPAGVHWYDAVEHALVRVGPPPAEPDGAPTLVVTGIPWRTGWRYSERGFRHIYWDAGTMLSQVLALADSADLAPRLFSEFPDAGVSELVGADGVHEWPLAVVSLGDGAPSITATGATVAGLTDAAAVEFPLITAAQHAGDTDRLGEPWDFGAATPAALATPEAAQSPTLDEVISKRGSQRRMDPSRGLPLETLRTCMTVAMRGIAVPHWVAVHDVTGLPSGLYRWPDLDQPIRSQSPEEMRAELYRVCLDQALGRDAAFVVIAATDITKLSEREYRDAQLAAGLVEGRLHLAAYALGAGATGMTFLDSEIPALLGDPEAPDGLIFTCVGVPGNTSKPGGAPGAPRPMRPVQPRD; from the coding sequence ATGGAACGCGACGAGAGCGCATCACCTGTCAGGACCCTGCACCGGCTGACCTCGTACATTCCCGAGCGGCCCTGGGACGTGCCGCTGGACGATCCGCGGATACGGCAGGATGTGGTGTCCTGCGATCCGCAGCGGCGCACGCCCGCGGTGAAGACCTACGCGGCGGATCTGCCACGGACGGCGCTGCCCCGAGAGCTGCCGGTCGGTCGCGCGACTGCGCTGGCGGTACTCGCCGGGGTGGCGCCGACAGGATCGGCGGCGGGCGCGAATAAGACCTCGACGATCGACCTGGCCGGGCTCAGCCGTGTGCTCTTCCTGTCGGCGGGCGTCGTCCGAACCGTCGAGCGCGACTACGGAATCCAGCTCTACCGCGCCGCGGGCTCGGCCGGCAATCGCTTCCCGCTGGAGATCTACGTGGCGATCCCGGCGCTCGTCGGCTCGAATCTGCCTGCGGGGGTGCATTGGTACGACGCCGTGGAGCACGCTCTCGTCCGCGTCGGTCCGCCGCCCGCGGAGCCCGATGGCGCGCCGACGCTCGTCGTGACCGGCATTCCGTGGCGCACCGGCTGGCGCTACTCCGAGCGCGGATTCCGGCACATCTACTGGGACGCCGGCACGATGCTCTCGCAGGTCCTCGCGCTCGCCGACTCTGCCGATCTCGCCCCGCGGCTGTTCAGCGAGTTCCCCGACGCGGGTGTGTCAGAGCTCGTAGGCGCCGATGGTGTCCACGAGTGGCCGCTGGCCGTGGTGAGCCTCGGCGACGGTGCGCCCTCGATCACCGCGACGGGTGCGACTGTCGCAGGGCTCACCGATGCCGCAGCCGTGGAGTTCCCATTGATCACCGCTGCTCAGCATGCCGGCGACACCGATCGTCTCGGCGAGCCGTGGGACTTCGGCGCGGCGACGCCTGCCGCACTGGCGACACCCGAAGCGGCCCAGTCCCCGACGCTCGATGAGGTCATCAGCAAGCGCGGCTCCCAACGCCGCATGGATCCCAGCCGTGGTCTGCCGCTGGAGACGCTGCGTACGTGCATGACCGTTGCGATGCGCGGGATCGCTGTCCCCCACTGGGTCGCCGTCCACGACGTGACCGGCTTGCCTTCAGGCTTGTACCGCTGGCCGGACCTGGACCAGCCGATCCGGTCTCAGAGCCCTGAAGAGATGCGCGCGGAGCTGTACCGCGTCTGCCTGGATCAGGCACTCGGCCGGGACGCGGCGTTCGTCGTCATCGCCGCGACCGACATCACCAAACTGTCCGAGCGCGAATACCGCGACGCCCAACTCGCCGCCGGTCTCGTCGAGGGCCGCCTGCATCTCGCCGCCTACGCACTCGGCGCCGGCGCCACCGGCATGACGTTCCTGGACTCCGAGATCCCCGCACTGCTCGGCGACCCCGAAGCGCCGGACGGCCTGATCTTCACCTGCGTCGGAGTGCCCGGCAACACCTCCAAGCCCGGCGGGGCCCCGGGCGCGCCGAGGCCGATGCGCCCGGTCCAGCCGCGCGACTGA
- a CDS encoding CbtA family protein, whose translation MERRLITRGLVAGALAGLVAFCFSRIFAEPAITKAIAYESGRDAAQAALNRAAGLPVEAAGPDLFSRTVQSNLGIGVGLIGFGAAMGAIYAVVYLLCLGRVGKIQPKVLALLVAGAGLAGIYLVPYLKYPANPPAIGHPETIKPRTGLYLTMVICSVAFMLAAIWLGRRLAPRFGNWNASLLGALGFAVAIGIVMVILPSLGELSANVHLSGHHATETPLPLADAKGNIVYPGFPADALFSFRFYSICNQVILWGALALVFGPLAERVLRPAMQPAEAAGGAGVAPAAV comes from the coding sequence ATGGAAAGACGCCTCATCACGCGCGGCCTCGTGGCCGGCGCGCTGGCCGGCCTGGTCGCGTTCTGCTTCTCGCGGATCTTCGCCGAGCCGGCCATCACCAAAGCGATCGCCTACGAGAGCGGTCGCGACGCGGCGCAGGCGGCCCTGAACCGGGCCGCCGGCCTGCCGGTGGAAGCCGCCGGGCCGGACCTGTTCAGCCGCACCGTGCAGAGCAACCTCGGCATCGGCGTCGGTCTGATCGGCTTCGGCGCGGCGATGGGAGCCATCTACGCGGTGGTGTACCTGCTGTGCCTGGGCCGGGTCGGCAAGATCCAGCCGAAGGTGCTGGCCCTGCTGGTCGCCGGCGCCGGACTGGCCGGGATCTACCTGGTGCCGTACCTGAAGTACCCGGCCAACCCGCCGGCGATCGGCCACCCCGAGACGATCAAACCGCGCACCGGGCTGTACCTGACCATGGTGATCTGCTCGGTGGCGTTCATGCTCGCCGCGATCTGGCTCGGCCGCCGTCTGGCTCCGCGCTTCGGGAACTGGAACGCCTCGCTGCTGGGCGCGCTCGGCTTCGCCGTCGCGATCGGCATCGTGATGGTGATCCTGCCCTCCCTCGGCGAGCTGTCGGCGAACGTGCACCTGTCCGGTCACCACGCCACGGAGACACCCCTGCCGCTCGCGGATGCCAAGGGGAACATCGTTTACCCCGGCTTCCCGGCCGACGCCCTGTTCTCCTTCCGCTTCTACTCAATCTGCAACCAGGTCATCTTGTGGGGCGCGCTCGCTCTGGTCTTCGGACCGCTCGCCGAGCGCGTGCTGCGGCCGGCGATGCAGCCTGCCGAGGCCGCCGGGGGCGCCGGCGTCGCCCCGGCGGCGGTGTGA
- a CDS encoding SAM-dependent methyltransferase, whose amino-acid sequence MTHHSPWDVRAPQPAVRELVEAGAFTGEVLDLGCGFGENALLIAASGLSVTGVDRDAEALRRAVGLARDRDLGARARFVRYDVRQLADFGEAFDTVLDSLVFHAFEGEARRDYVAGLRSVVRPGGRLHVLCYSDRHVGPPNPPHKVSRADIDEAFSDARGWTVEEVRETRSISNLAPDGIAAWMVTCVSNREES is encoded by the coding sequence ATGACGCATCACTCACCGTGGGATGTGCGAGCCCCGCAGCCCGCGGTTCGCGAACTGGTCGAAGCCGGTGCTTTCACCGGCGAGGTGTTGGACCTGGGGTGTGGGTTCGGGGAGAACGCGCTGCTCATCGCGGCGTCGGGACTGAGCGTGACCGGTGTCGATCGGGACGCCGAGGCTTTGCGGCGTGCCGTGGGGCTGGCGCGGGATCGTGATCTGGGCGCCAGGGCGCGGTTCGTCCGCTACGACGTGCGGCAGTTGGCTGATTTCGGCGAGGCGTTCGACACCGTCTTGGACTCGCTGGTGTTCCACGCCTTCGAGGGGGAGGCGCGGCGGGACTACGTCGCCGGACTGCGTTCGGTAGTGCGTCCCGGCGGGCGGTTGCACGTCCTCTGCTACAGCGACCGGCACGTCGGGCCGCCCAACCCACCGCACAAGGTCTCGCGCGCCGATATCGACGAGGCGTTCTCCGACGCCCGCGGCTGGACCGTGGAGGAGGTACGCGAGACGCGGAGCATCTCGAATCTCGCGCCGGACGGGATCGCCGCCTGGATGGTCACCTGTGTCAGCAATCGAGAGGAATCCTGA
- a CDS encoding 50S ribosomal protein bL37 produces the protein MAKRGNKRRGRKKKGANHGKRPNA, from the coding sequence ATGGCTAAGCGCGGTAACAAGCGGCGGGGTCGCAAGAAGAAGGGCGCGAACCACGGCAAGCGCCCCAACGCCTGA
- a CDS encoding hemerythrin domain-containing protein: MSTDPATSTAGRIDFTLMYITHDAFRRDLSRLRRAAAEGRTDSVGVHDGWENFKRQLHVHHTAEDEALWPRVEAAGAARPDTAEILAAMAAEHARLDPLLEAVDVAMEERRDSEDLAGAVAFLEAALNDHMKHEEQAALPLIQEVLTPKDWAAFSRAIARKQKLSGAAAYVPWVIDGADDAQRAAFFTAMPAPVKVLNRMFWSSRYHKRHPWV, translated from the coding sequence ATGAGCACCGACCCGGCCACGAGCACCGCCGGCCGCATCGACTTCACCTTGATGTACATCACCCACGACGCCTTCCGCCGCGACCTGTCCCGGCTGCGCCGTGCCGCCGCCGAGGGCCGCACCGACAGTGTCGGCGTCCATGACGGCTGGGAGAACTTCAAGCGCCAGCTACACGTCCACCACACCGCCGAGGACGAGGCGCTGTGGCCGCGCGTCGAAGCCGCCGGCGCCGCGCGCCCCGACACCGCCGAGATCCTCGCCGCCATGGCCGCCGAGCACGCGCGTCTGGACCCGCTGCTGGAAGCCGTGGATGTCGCCATGGAGGAGCGCAGAGACTCCGAAGACCTGGCCGGAGCAGTGGCGTTCCTGGAGGCGGCGCTCAACGACCACATGAAGCACGAAGAGCAAGCCGCGCTCCCGCTGATTCAGGAAGTCCTGACTCCCAAGGACTGGGCCGCCTTCAGCCGCGCGATCGCCCGCAAGCAGAAGCTGTCCGGCGCCGCCGCCTACGTCCCGTGGGTCATCGACGGCGCCGACGACGCGCAGCGTGCGGCGTTCTTCACCGCTATGCCCGCCCCTGTCAAGGTACTGAATCGCATGTTCTGGAGCTCGCGGTATCACAAGCGCCATCCGTGGGTGTGA